gtctgcacacacacacacacacacacggctgttACCGCTCTTGTATTTGTGCCACATGTGCTGAATATTTCAGCAGCCTACGGTTATTCACGGCTCTGTGATTCCCCTCCCCTCTCCGTCTCTATCTCGTCTGAAAGTGCCCTGCACAGTAAACAGTGTGAGATAGATGACTGCGTTCTTTCAGGGCTGGTGTGAGAGGAACAGTCTGTGTGACAATTCATGGCTCTGTCCGGCTGTACTCGGGTCTCGGACCGTACAACACACTCTTGTCTTGTTTACTGACCAGATCCTCCATTCCTCTGAATATCTGCTCTGCACCATATCCCAGCATATATATCTCAATACAGAATTTCTTGGCATGGTCtataagaaaaaaagattattttattttgatgctaAAGGCACAGTTTGAGTATCATTTTTGGCATGTCTAATCAACTAAATAGTCTATAACAAACTAATAAACTagctctttttatttcattttattttgatgcaaaagttcaagtcattttatttcaattcatttatttattgaggtgtttatttgaaaaaaaaatgatgaaaaggGCATAGTGCAAGCCCATAAATCTTCATTGTTTGGCATTTTCTAAcaggaacatttattttatttttaattttatttttattatatatatatatatataatgtgtgtgtgtgtgtgtgtgtgtatatatatatatatatatattacttttttattttataactttttttaataacaaaagacAGTGCAAGTCCATATGAATCATGATTTGCTGGCATCATCTAACACACGACTGTTGTGATGAGAAGTGCTGTTAGTGATGGTCTGGTTTCTATCAGGGGTCGTATCAAGGTGAATATTGAATATGTGCCTGCAGTCAGTCTCGTGTTTTTGATAAAGCTGATAAAACAAAGCAGTTATTGTCAACGGCAGGGCCATATAAAGTGTCTCTCTACTCGTGCAGTGAAACCTCCTTTGTgcggtcagtgtgtgtgtgtgtgtgtgtgtgtgtgtgtgtgtcagaggatTTGATTGTGTATTCCCACTTACACAAATGAcaaaacactgaataaaaaaaaaagtgatttatttaaatcacacacacaagtcCATACTGTGTCATTTGTTGCCATtctataattttattgtaatgaaAAAGGTGCatgttattatgttttattttattgtgcatattaatacagtgttttatttaatttaattaaactttttatcATAAGGGGAAGTCCATACAGCTTACTCATACAAGATGTTTCACAAAATGAAAATAGTTGAACCCCACCAAAGAACACTATTTCTTTGAAAACATgataacataacacaaaacatgaaTTTGACATTGAATCATCATGAAAATAATAGCAGACCCACATTTTCCCACACTGGCTATGTTAAATGAAgaactgaaaatacagtttgtcaTTTATCTTTGTATTGTCCTCCTGAGATCACCTAACGTGATTCCTCCATGCAGAGTAATTAGCAATATAATCCTATTACAATGTAGAAATCGTGAATAATAGGCTAACCGATGGCTCTTTTTGCAGTGACAATACTCGTGTGTTTTCAGGCTCCGCTGGTGTCAGGCCACGCCGGAGTGAAATTCACCGTCCTGGAAACTCTCGACCATATAAAAGAGGAATTCCAGCTGTTCCAGGCCCAGTATCACAGGTACACCTCATCCTGGACGATTCAGCACAATACCATTCACACAGACTCATCAAATTAAACTGATGTTCAGAAGCTTCCCACGTTCCTTGACGTTTACTGCTGTGTACTTCATTTCCTTTAATTGCATCTGGATTTGATTCAGTTATGTTGTGATTTAGATCTGTATGATGATCTCCGTCCTCTCTGAGCTGATGAGATTATCTAACTGTGATGCTGGAAATCACCCCAGCCACTAGAAACGCCGGTGTTCACCGATACAGACTATTAGCCAGCTAATCCTGAGAGTCTCATTAGGAGCAATTACAAAAGCTACTGAACGTCTTTCTTTAGAATGGTAAACATCAGTGTACATTATAAAATGCGATCGGCTTCAGTAAAAGTGGTTCTGTTTTATATTGGAAGGACTGATAGACCACTGTCACATGACGAGGgcacagtgtcacatgacctcacaACGTGCGTGGTTTTCTGTTTTTCAGTCTGAAGCTGGAATGTGAGAAGCTGGCGAGTGAGAAAACCGAGATGCACAGACATTATATCATGGTAAGAGTGACATTCAACAACATTACCCATAATCCTCAGCTGTGTATATCAAATTGTGTAGTTTAAATTGTATTGTATCTGAAATTCATTGGAACAACACTGACTGTACAAGATGAATGATCTGTCCTCAAGGCGTTTAGTCATTtcgaaattgaaaaaaaatcagtaactAGCTTTTCTGTCAACTGGCAAAGCTGCACAATTATTGGTTGATGCAAATCATTTCAAATCGGCCAAAAATGGGATAATTAATTGCATAGGCACATATATCTTTCACAGCTTTTAGATTAAGTACtgaaacattatgcattttataattttgtaatgcATGAATTAGatccaatataaaaataaataacaaaagtaaaaatgtatgcattgtatttttattttgcgcATAGTGTCATAGTGCATGTGTATGTCCATACACTTTTATTTGTTATTGATATAGGCATAGTGCAAGTCCATATAGTCTTATCATACAAGATgttttgcaaaatgaaaatacacATAAAATGCTCAATTTATAGTTATGCCCTACCAAATAACACTATTTCATTGAAAACTGGGATACAGTTGTCTGTAAAGTACTGAAAGCTGATAAATGATGACGTTAAGATCCTGCAGCTCAGTTGATCAATAGCACGAATGCACTATAAATCACTTTAGATAAAGGCGTCTGTCAAATGCATAGATGCAAATGATGATCTACACACATTAATATGAAAGAGAAATGAATGTCAGGTCTTTGACTGTGAATATGGGTGATTTCTGGCCTCTGGTAACACATGCAGAACAGTTCTGTCACTTGGGTGGATGTAGTTGTGATTTATGTCGTGTAACTGAACTGCCCTTGTTTCCTTCCACAGTATTATGAGATGTCTTACGGGCTGAACATTGAAATGCAGAAGCAGGTGAGTGACGGATGTGCCTTTGCATTCTGATTTCATTACAGATCAGCGTGATCTCTGTGTAATCAGCTTTACAGTACGAGGTGTCTTTGTGTGCGGGAATTCTGGGGTCTGGGTGGCAGGTTAGTGATGGCACGGGATGAACAAACACTAATTGCTGCTGAAACTACATGATTTAGTGTTTGATAGGGATGGAACAGGGTCTCCAGTTGCAGGGATTGAACCTCAGACTGTCGTATCAGCAGCACAGACGTTTACACTTTAGATTTCAGCTGTTACATTCATTCAGTTCAGCTGTTTAAAGGTTTgggtttgaaagaagtctcttctgctcaccaaggctgcatttatttgatcacaaatatagTAAAGCGGTAATATTGTGAGGAATTATTGTAATGTAGAATAatcgttttctatttgaatattttgtaatttattcctgtgatcaaagctgagtattcagcatcattcctccagttttcagtgtcacatgatcttcagaaatcattctgatatgctgctcaagaagcactttccttaaatatatttcaaagtaGGTTTAAGGTTTGTCTGTTTTCATTTGTCTTTGTCATCTTTAGGAGGGATGTGCTGTATACATGCAATGTGCCTGATTCAGTGTTTGTTGGGTATTTACTCTGAAGCAGGGTTTAAGCCTGACTACTCTatatgaacaaacacacacacacatacacacacacacagacacacactagaGTGGGCTAATCCAGATAAGACCCCTGCATCTCCTCGTTTTCCAGGCCATCTGTTGGAAATGCCTGGATTTGAGAGTGTATGTGGGTCAGAGTGTGTGGGATCAGCCTGAATGGAAGTGTGTacatatgtgatctgtgtgtgtgtgtgtgtgtgtgtattgatatTAAAAGCACCTCTGGTAGCTAGGAAATACTCCtttgtgtatctatctatctatctatctatctatctatctatcgttctatctatctatcgttctatctatcgttctatctatcgttctatctatcattctatcgttcttttgttctattgttctatctgtctatcatataacatttttgttaataatatgaAAACCTGTGCCAAACTGTGTCAAACATACAAGGTTTAAAAGAAAGATTtctctaaatataatatataatgtggaACCGTTCCTGAAGGAAGAGCATATAGTGACGCTTTAGCTACTGTTTTATAGAGAAACAACCCGTTTGAGCTCAGTTAGCCGGACTCTTTTCTTCAGTATGTGGTTCAGTATCTGTTGTTTGAtgggaattgtgtgtgtgtttctgcaggcaGAGATTGTAAAGCGGCTCAGTGCTATATGCAGTCAGATCATTCCACTGCTGTCCCAGGAGGTgagcgcgcacgcacacacacacacacacacacgctcatccTCTCCCCCCGTGACTATTCACACATGAATTATTTACAGCAGAGGTGGTCATCAACAGAGAGCTTCCAGTCGCCCACCTCTCCCTAGATCAATATTTCATACTGTTCTTTTCTAAGCCTCGCTGAGTGGATTTGGTTATTTTGTAATCATAAGGCCCTCTGGGAACATCAGGTCTGCCACAGAGACTCTCTTCAGTTGACCTGCTGTTTGCTGCACACACGCTTCTGCTTTGTTTGTGGTTCTTCACAATGAAAGGTGCTGTCGTGTAGCAGGTTTGGCTTCGGGGGTAGTTTTGCATGTTTGCTCTTGATCTTTGAATATCTTCTCTATTCATGCGTCATGTGGGAATGTGTGTGTTCCTGCAGCATCAGCATCAGGTCGCTCAAGCAGTGGAAAGATCCAAACATGTTAGCATGGCCGAACTCAACGCTATCATCGGGGTGAGTCTGTTTACCTTGCTGTCCTCCTAATCAATCAAACTTCAGTACAGCTTTCAGTCTGAGCAATGAGGAAGGTTATTAGAGTTCAttaaaacacagacagacagacagacagatagatagaaaacCTGCTCTCAAAGAAACATtactaattttcatttagttgaaaTTATGTACTAGaagaactaaaattaaaagtgaaagatgataaaaaaactacttattaatattaataatatatacaaaaaattataaaaatgagaaaaagtacaaaaatagtaAAACTTAAGGAAAAgtgtcattaaaaacattaaatataaaaataaaaacttaattcaaactataatattatagtttataaTTTATACTACAATTGATTTTCAGATGTGGTAATATAATCTTTAGACATTTGGACATTTTATATAGATCAAATCTATCtatcaaaatgatagatttttcttttatgccaaaatcattaggatattaagtgaaggTCACGTCCcgttaagatattttgtaaatttcctagtgtaaatatataaaaaacttttttttcgttatatgcattgctaataacttcatttggacaactttaaaggctattttcttagtatttagattttttttactccctcagattccagattttcaaatagttgtatctcggctaaAAAATtgtcccttatgactggttttgtggtccagggtcacatacatgCTTTGACTTGAcattgacttgacatttttctctcCGTTCCCTCTTTGTAGCAGCAGCAGTTCCAGCATCTATCCCATCATGCCTCGGGCTTCCCTCTGACGCCACACCCCTCAGGACTGACTCTGGGAGCGGGTGCGAGCCTCATGGCTCTTCCCGGGGGCTTCCCGTTCCCCCCGCACCTGATGCCTAAAGATGACCTCACTCACCCCGAGCCGCTGGACTCCAGAGGTGAGCCGGAGTCAAACcaataatcgcatccaaaataaatgtttttgtttatgtaatgtgtgtgtactgtgtatatttattatgtatagaagaatacacacatatagtatatattttgaaaatatttacaagtaTGTATTTTATTGATGTGTACATGGACATTACTGtaaatgagtatttttttctatAAGTGACATCATCATGCCTGAGATTTGATCTATAGATATTAGACTAAAATTACTCTGGAATATTCCTGATATTATTATATGCTCAAGATAACCGGATCATCATATCTCAGTGAGTCAATCCTTCTGTGTCTCTTCATTTCTGTAGATGGAGCTCCGAACAGAGTGAGTATTACACCTCAGTGTTCTGTGGCGTTTCAGGAATATTCATCTTCTCATTGGTCCATCCATTAGAGAAGTCTATTATTCATGTGTTTGCATGCTCTTGTTTTCTGTAAGGACTGCACTGCTGATTGGATTGTATGTGTTCAATTGGATTTTTGTATAGAATAGCATTTTCCATTCTCCACCTTTTCCATAGAAactgtgcatttgtggatttgaCCCATAGAAACATAATCTTGCAGTCGTTTAGTTTTACTTTTCATTTCTCAAAAATCAGACTGAGGAACTATTGGCATTTTATCAAGCTTCAAAATATATATGATGTTTAACTGTTTcagcaatccaaaaaaaaaacaattccaaacCCATTCCTTCCTTCCTTACTTCCttctaattaaaaaatgaatggttATCTACATATAcaaaatgcattttgtatgaaAAGTCATGTGATACAggttttaaaggtttaaaatatgcattaatataCATAATCATTCTTAATATCAGgtaaatgtattataaacacatttattataaaCCTGTTTGCTGTTTCTGGCTCTAACAGAGAGCTGTAATCTTTATGCAAGTGTTGTGAGGCAGTATCATTTATTTGAATGCTAATGTCAAGTTGCAAATAAAAAGGATAGAACTAAatcttatacattttttgtaattgttaaataatttatttaactttCCCAAAACCATTTTTGGGTTGATTTTCCAGCAAAAAGAACCATTTAGCTGTAATTACTATTACTGTGTTATGAAATCATGTGTTAAAATCACAGCTATATCTGCACAATGAAAATTAAGTTGAATCTactttaatctaatctaatcaaatATTTCCATAATATAGATTCTAATAATCTTCTAAATAGGAGATcatgtaatatttgtatattttaaatatttaatgtgtaaatgaatatgatttttttattttttttattttatgaagacGTTTCATACTTTACACTTCTTTGACTGAGAGTGTGAGATGCTAGTGTTTATGTGATGTGTGTATATTTCAGAGCGGCAGCGGCTCTCCGGTGAGCCATCGGTCTTCAGGCCTGCGTCTGGGTCTTCCTCctccttcctcttcctcatcctctcacGCTGATATGGACACTAAACGGGGCGGCGCAGACCAGAGCAGCACGGCACGAACACGACGGGTGAAACGCACTGCTTCCTCGCTTTACAGTTTCAAATCATTCATCCTGAAGTCTGTGTGATTTTCACTGGTGCTTCCATGTTCAGCTAAACTGCATCACACGACTGCTGACTGCCAATGAATATTAatgctcattatttatttaaagtgctatcATTTCATCCCTGGTTTACTGACTTATGAATTCACTCACCAAACTAAAGGAAAACTGCTCAAATGTTGCTCTTCCGTCGCTCCAGAGACATCACACAGCTTTCAGTATCAGATTAAGTATCAATAAATCTCCCGTTGTTCCCCTGGAGAAATAAAATATAGACATGAATGAGTCAAAAGTTGTCATACAGCAGGATTATTAACCTATAACATTAATGTCGTTAGAACGGCGAAATGTCATGCgaaatgtttgtttgttattttagtattatttataaacagTTCCAGGCTTTCATTAATATTTCGAAGCAGTTCTtatctttatattttgtttaatctttagttatgtgcttttgtcatattattattattattaatatttgtattttatattactatttagctttcattattattttggtttttagctttagttcagttttagtttgtatttatttccagttatGTCAGTTCTTCAGCTTaaaactattttctttctttatcatattttttcttttctttggtaTCTTGACAAATCAGAGGACTGTTTGAGAAAGAGTTCATCTCATTGCTGAGGTTATTTTACGCTCATGGTTGTGTTGGTCTGTTCTTGTGTGTTCCCTGCAGGAAAGTGGTGGTAAAAATGAAGACGCGCTCAGAAGAGACGGCACTAAAGAGGTGAAAACAGTTCTCGCTTTCTATTTCTTTCATTATGCATTATGCTTTCATTTATTAACTTGGTAATATTCATTGACAGCATTCGTTTTATCtcattatataatgtttgataGATCATTAGTTCAATACTTCACATTTCTAGAAATCACAAGATACTTGAATTCTTATATTTTCATCTTCATGTTCATTGTTTGAACTATTGATGTTTTTAATGAATTCCTAATGACAGTTATTGTACAATTTATCCGGGTTCAAAAATCATAAACTTAAGTCATGATAGCTGGCATCACAACATGTTTACCTGGTAAACAGaaacatcaattttttttaataaaagtaatatgtTGAGCCAAATGCATGTAAAACCTAAAGAAAAATAagtatgttattaaaaaaaaaaaaaacatgacaaacttTACCAGGAAAGCATTAAATATGATCAGAAATGATGTTTGTTTGCTAAGGAAAGCTTCACTAAAATGTTCATGAATAGGGCTAGTGAGTTCATGCATCGATTGTCTGTGCTTTAAATTCTACTGTGGATTCTACTCTTAAACCCCATTGCCTCCTGTTGAAGAAGTCATACTTCGGCGATACTTGCATGGGCAAACACTGCTGTAGTTGCAGTTTTTGATGACTTCTTGGGCTGTCTGTGTTTGCAGAAAAGCGCGTCCCCCGCAGGAGTCTCTCCCAGAT
The genomic region above belongs to Carassius auratus strain Wakin unplaced genomic scaffold, ASM336829v1 scaf_tig00027603, whole genome shotgun sequence and contains:
- the tle2c gene encoding TLE family member 2, transcriptional corepressor c, with translation MTSRTMYPHGRPQAPLVSGHAGVKFTVLETLDHIKEEFQLFQAQYHSLKLECEKLASEKTEMHRHYIMYYEMSYGLNIEMQKQAEIVKRLSAICSQIIPLLSQEHQHQVAQAVERSKHVSMAELNAIIGQQQFQHLSHHASGFPLTPHPSGLTLGAGASLMALPGGFPFPPHLMPKDDLTHPEPLDSRDGAPNRSGSGSPVSHRSSGLRLGLPPPSSSSSSHADMDTKRGGADQSSTARTRRESGGKNEDALRRDGTKEKSASPAGVSPRSTEGNGLSGSPVLRKNPSREGSSSPRSQPRSPLCRSPTREKVRSPSPPASHESLSPGSPAPLSSSARGPSPALKH